The following are encoded together in the Bradyrhizobium genosp. L genome:
- a CDS encoding NAD-dependent malic enzyme, whose protein sequence is MADTSFATTAMSGYELLADPQLNKGTAFSDAEREAFDLHGLLPPNILTLDEQVSRRLEALRGFETDLERYAFLRELQDTNETLFYALLVGNLEELLPIVYTPTVGEGCQKFSRLFRKPRGLFLSVPHKHRIDRILAHPRFDSVEAIVVTDGERILGLGDQGAGGMGIPIGKLALYSGCGGLHPATTLPIMLDVGTDNPDCLADPLYIGWRHERVRGQDYDDFIEAFVSAVVKRWPRVLLQWEDFAKNNATRLLDRYRDRLCTFNDDVQGTAAVATGALLSAINVTGVPLTEQRVAVLGAGSAGCGIASLIRAAMRNAGVSEAEVATRFFMVDRDGLLLEGMTGLAPFQLPFLQKKEAIANWKVGHPDKIGLLDVVRNAKPTVLIGVSGQAGAFSEPIVRAMAECNKRPVIFPLSNPTSREEATPVDIEAWTEGRALIGVGSPFPPITRDGARFKVDQTNNSYIFPGVGLGALAVGAPRISDGMFMAAATALASASPARSNPKHNLLPPVSALRDVAVTVAMAVAVQAHKEGLAKDVPVDQIEARIRAKMWSPQYVPYRRAGAA, encoded by the coding sequence ATGGCCGATACATCTTTCGCCACCACCGCAATGAGCGGATACGAATTATTGGCCGATCCACAGCTCAACAAGGGCACCGCGTTCTCCGATGCCGAGCGCGAGGCGTTCGATCTGCACGGCCTGCTGCCGCCCAATATCCTGACCCTGGACGAGCAGGTGTCGCGCCGGCTCGAGGCGCTGCGCGGCTTCGAGACCGATCTCGAGCGCTACGCCTTCCTGCGCGAGTTGCAGGACACCAACGAAACGCTGTTCTACGCGCTGCTGGTCGGCAATCTGGAAGAGCTGTTGCCGATCGTCTACACGCCGACCGTCGGCGAGGGCTGCCAGAAATTCAGCCGGCTGTTCCGCAAGCCGCGCGGGCTGTTCCTCAGCGTGCCGCACAAGCACCGGATCGACCGCATCCTCGCCCATCCGCGTTTCGATTCCGTCGAGGCGATCGTGGTGACCGACGGCGAGCGCATCCTCGGCCTCGGCGACCAGGGCGCCGGCGGCATGGGCATCCCGATCGGCAAGCTTGCGCTCTACAGCGGCTGCGGCGGCCTGCATCCGGCGACGACGCTGCCGATCATGCTCGACGTCGGCACCGACAATCCAGACTGCCTTGCCGATCCGCTCTATATCGGCTGGCGCCACGAGCGGGTGCGCGGCCAGGACTACGACGATTTCATCGAGGCCTTCGTCTCGGCGGTAGTGAAGCGCTGGCCGCGCGTGCTGCTGCAATGGGAGGACTTTGCCAAGAACAATGCGACGCGGCTGCTCGATCGCTATCGCGACCGGCTCTGCACCTTCAATGACGACGTGCAGGGCACCGCGGCGGTGGCGACCGGCGCCTTGCTCTCGGCCATCAACGTCACCGGCGTGCCGCTGACCGAGCAGCGCGTCGCGGTGCTCGGCGCCGGCTCCGCCGGCTGCGGCATCGCCAGCCTGATCCGCGCGGCGATGCGCAACGCCGGCGTCTCCGAAGCGGAGGTGGCGACACGCTTCTTCATGGTCGACCGCGATGGGCTCTTGCTCGAGGGCATGACCGGGCTCGCGCCGTTCCAGTTGCCGTTCCTGCAGAAGAAGGAGGCGATCGCGAACTGGAAGGTCGGCCATCCCGACAAGATCGGGCTGCTCGATGTGGTGCGCAACGCCAAACCGACGGTGCTGATCGGCGTCTCCGGCCAGGCCGGCGCATTCTCCGAGCCGATCGTCCGCGCCATGGCCGAATGCAACAAGCGCCCGGTGATCTTCCCGCTGTCGAACCCGACCTCGCGCGAGGAGGCGACGCCCGTTGACATCGAGGCCTGGACCGAGGGACGGGCGCTGATCGGCGTCGGCAGCCCGTTCCCGCCGATTACCCGCGATGGCGCCCGCTTCAAGGTCGACCAGACCAACAATTCCTACATCTTCCCGGGCGTCGGGCTCGGCGCGCTCGCGGTCGGTGCGCCCCGCATCAGCGACGGCATGTTCATGGCGGCGGCAACGGCGCTTGCCAGCGCCTCGCCGGCGCGCAGCAACCCGAAGCACAATCTGCTGCCGCCGGTCAGCGCGCTGCGCGACGTCGCCGTCACCGTCGCGATGGCCGTGGCCGTGCAGGCGCACAAGGAAGGGCTCGCCAAAGACGTTCCGGTCGACCAGATCGAGGCGCGCATCCGCGCCAAGATGTGGTCGCCGCAATACGTGCCGTATCGGCGCGCGGGAGCGGCGTGA
- a CDS encoding SPW repeat protein: MTNWRKESALDLYNLAAAIFLLAAPWMFAGNNPAAAVDLRMSGAVIGLLSLAAILAFSVWEEWINLLVAAWLIVSPWLLGFTHTRAMHFAIAAGAVVAFMALIELFLEYEKTHLGPAAAQAVERH, encoded by the coding sequence ATGACGAACTGGCGAAAAGAATCCGCGCTCGATCTCTACAATCTGGCGGCGGCGATCTTCCTGCTGGCGGCACCCTGGATGTTTGCCGGCAACAATCCTGCGGCGGCGGTCGATCTCAGGATGAGCGGCGCTGTGATCGGGCTGCTGTCGCTGGCGGCGATCCTCGCGTTCTCGGTCTGGGAGGAGTGGATCAACCTGCTGGTGGCGGCGTGGTTGATCGTCTCGCCCTGGCTGCTCGGCTTCACCCACACCCGCGCGATGCATTTTGCCATCGCGGCCGGTGCTGTGGTTGCCTTCATGGCTCTGATCGAGCTGTTCCTCGAATACGAGAAGACACATCTCGGCCCGGCCGCAGCGCAGGCGGTGGAGCGGCATTGA
- a CDS encoding fumarylacetoacetate hydrolase family protein, with protein MNAASTVIPLPPQASLPVVGEAGVYPVRRIWCVGRNYLEHIREMGNDERAPPFFFAKHADMLVADGATIPYPPLTKDLHHEVELVVAMKSGGLNIPADKALEHVYGYAVGIDLTRRDLQIASRKKERPWEIGKSFDYSAPCSAIQPAAKIGHPTAGKIWLTVNGKEAQKGDLTELIWNVPEIIWQLSQQVKLAAGDIIMTGTPAGVSQLQPGDKLECGVDGVGTLKVSIGKPE; from the coding sequence ATGAACGCCGCCTCCACCGTCATCCCGCTTCCCCCGCAAGCCTCGCTTCCCGTCGTCGGCGAAGCCGGCGTCTACCCGGTGCGCCGCATCTGGTGCGTCGGCCGCAACTATCTCGAGCATATCAGGGAGATGGGCAATGACGAGCGCGCGCCGCCGTTCTTCTTCGCCAAGCACGCCGACATGCTGGTCGCCGACGGCGCCACCATCCCCTATCCGCCGCTGACCAAGGACCTGCATCACGAGGTCGAGCTGGTGGTGGCGATGAAGAGCGGCGGGCTGAACATCCCGGCCGACAAGGCGCTCGAGCACGTCTACGGCTACGCGGTCGGCATCGACCTGACCCGCCGCGACCTGCAGATCGCCTCGCGCAAGAAGGAGCGCCCGTGGGAAATCGGCAAGTCGTTCGATTATTCCGCGCCCTGCTCGGCGATCCAGCCGGCCGCGAAGATCGGCCACCCGACCGCGGGCAAGATCTGGCTCACGGTGAACGGCAAGGAAGCCCAGAAGGGCGACCTCACCGAGCTGATCTGGAACGTGCCCGAAATCATCTGGCAGCTGTCGCAGCAGGTGAAGCTCGCCGCCGGCGACATCATCATGACCGGCACGCCCGCCGGCGTCTCGCAGCTGCAGCCCGGCGACAAGCTCGAATGCGGCGTCGACGGCGTCGGCACGCTGAAGGTTTCGATCGGCAAGCCGGAATAA